The proteins below are encoded in one region of Desulfobulbaceae bacterium DB1:
- a CDS encoding 16S rRNA (cytidine(1402)-2'-O)-methyltransferase, which yields MTETEKKKGTLYVVATPIGNLEDITMRALRTLQEVDLIAAEDTRHTRKLLSHFGINKPLISYYKEKEAGRSDTIVAELLGGRQIALVSDAGTPGISDPGAMLVDKCRQNGIDVTAVPGPSALTAALSISGLSYSAFTFLGFLPSKQSQRKKMLSSLVQLENLLVFYESPRRIVQTLVDCYEILGERRIVVARELTKMHEEILHGNLSFVLDSLRQKSIVKGEFVVLICANDVSLPALAENLPDLLLWYKNQSGLSMKDSVKKISTDLNLSRSLVYKEALTIWKS from the coding sequence ATGACCGAAACTGAGAAAAAAAAAGGGACACTTTATGTTGTTGCAACTCCCATAGGGAATCTGGAAGATATTACCATGCGGGCGCTACGTACCCTGCAGGAAGTTGATCTTATCGCTGCAGAAGATACCCGTCATACCCGCAAACTCCTGAGTCATTTCGGAATCAACAAACCGCTCATCAGTTATTACAAGGAGAAAGAGGCAGGCCGTTCCGATACGATTGTTGCAGAGTTGCTTGGGGGCCGTCAAATTGCTCTCGTGTCGGATGCCGGCACACCAGGGATTTCCGATCCAGGAGCCATGCTTGTCGATAAATGCCGTCAAAACGGTATTGATGTAACCGCAGTTCCTGGTCCGTCTGCGCTCACAGCTGCACTCAGTATTTCCGGGCTGTCTTATTCCGCTTTTACATTTCTTGGTTTTTTGCCGAGTAAGCAATCCCAACGGAAAAAAATGCTCAGCTCCCTTGTTCAGCTTGAAAATCTGCTGGTTTTTTATGAGTCACCTCGGCGCATCGTGCAGACGCTTGTCGATTGTTATGAAATTCTTGGCGAGAGAAGAATTGTCGTTGCCAGGGAACTCACCAAAATGCATGAGGAAATTTTGCATGGCAATTTGTCTTTTGTGCTCGACAGTCTGCGTCAAAAAAGTATCGTAAAAGGTGAGTTTGTTGTTCTCATCTGTGCAAATGATGTTTCACTTCCTGCGCTTGCTGAAAATTTGCCTGATTTATTGTTGTGGTATAAAAATCAATCCGGTTTGAGCATGAAGGATTCCGTTAAAAAAATCTCGACTGATCTCAATCTTTCCCGTTCTCTTGTTTACAAGGAGGCGCTGACCATTTGGAAGTCCTGA
- a CDS encoding Holliday junction DNA helicase RuvB, translating into MNYEERIVSSRAVAPVEEVEEKNLRPKKLSQYIGQQQVKANLDISLKAATARGEPMDHVLLHGFPGLGKTTLAYIIANEMNANIRVTSGPVIERPGDLAAILTGLQQGDILFIDEIHRLNHVVEEILYPAMEDFQLDLVIGQGPGAKTVKMDLPHFTLVGATTRTGLLTPPLRDRFGVILRLDFYSPAELVTIIKRSASLLNIPMDDEGALEMGRRSRGTPRIANRLLKRVRDFAEVKADGRITAAVADAALDMLSVDKEGLDEMDRRILLTMIDKFQGGPVGLDTMATTVCEEKNTLEDVYEPFLIQSGLLMRTPRGRMATLAAYEHFGRTKEYCRQTEISEFIGSLK; encoded by the coding sequence ATGAATTACGAAGAACGCATTGTCAGTTCACGTGCGGTTGCGCCGGTTGAAGAGGTTGAGGAGAAAAATCTTCGGCCGAAAAAATTATCCCAGTATATCGGCCAGCAGCAGGTCAAGGCAAATCTTGATATTTCGCTGAAAGCGGCCACGGCCCGGGGCGAACCGATGGATCACGTTCTCCTTCATGGTTTTCCAGGGCTGGGCAAGACGACCCTTGCCTATATCATTGCCAACGAGATGAATGCCAATATCCGGGTGACTTCCGGTCCGGTCATTGAAAGGCCGGGTGATCTGGCAGCCATCCTGACCGGCCTTCAACAGGGAGATATCCTCTTTATTGATGAAATCCACCGTTTAAATCATGTGGTCGAGGAGATTCTTTATCCGGCCATGGAGGATTTTCAGCTTGACCTTGTCATCGGCCAGGGGCCTGGGGCGAAGACCGTAAAGATGGATCTGCCCCATTTTACCTTGGTGGGTGCCACCACCAGGACCGGCCTGTTGACCCCACCCCTGCGGGACCGTTTCGGCGTTATCCTGCGCCTTGATTTTTATTCACCGGCAGAGCTTGTGACCATTATCAAACGTTCAGCATCCCTGCTCAATATCCCCATGGATGATGAAGGTGCCTTGGAGATGGGGCGCAGATCAAGGGGTACTCCCCGTATTGCGAATCGCCTTTTGAAAAGGGTACGAGATTTCGCCGAGGTGAAGGCTGATGGCCGGATTACGGCTGCAGTTGCAGATGCTGCTTTGGACATGCTTTCCGTTGACAAGGAGGGACTTGATGAAATGGATCGGCGTATTCTGCTTACCATGATCGACAAGTTCCAGGGCGGGCCTGTCGGCCTAGACACCATGGCGACGACGGTATGCGAGGAAAAGAACACCCTTGAAGATGTCTACGAGCCTTTTCTTATCCAATCCGGACTGCTGATGCGAACACCGCGGGGGAGAATGGCAACCCTTGCCGCATATGAACATTTCGGCCGCACCAAGGAGTATTGCCGACAAACGGAAATCAGCGAGTTCATCGGGTCGTTGAAATAA
- a CDS encoding Holliday junction DNA helicase RuvA produces MIACLRGELFSRTEEKLIIMTGGVGYEMFATASCLRALPEIGNQVLVHAYTHVREDALLLYAFSSEEEKEIFLQLISVSGVGPKLALAILSGITAGELAAAIRSESVARLTKLPGVGKKTAERLCLELKDKMQWLPVHQEMQPAARIAGHEELLRDTVSALVNLGYPQNSAETAVRKAADETADTGKMTLEYLVRLALRLLA; encoded by the coding sequence ATGATTGCCTGTTTGCGCGGGGAGCTTTTTTCCCGAACGGAAGAAAAGCTCATCATCATGACCGGCGGTGTCGGCTATGAGATGTTTGCCACCGCATCCTGTCTCCGTGCCCTTCCTGAAATAGGGAATCAGGTGCTGGTGCATGCCTATACCCATGTGCGCGAAGATGCGCTTCTGCTCTACGCTTTTTCCAGTGAGGAGGAAAAGGAGATTTTTCTTCAGCTGATCAGTGTTTCCGGGGTTGGCCCCAAGCTTGCGCTTGCCATCCTCTCTGGTATTACCGCCGGGGAACTTGCCGCTGCCATTCGCAGCGAGTCCGTTGCCCGTTTGACCAAATTGCCGGGCGTGGGAAAAAAAACCGCGGAGCGTCTTTGTCTGGAGCTGAAAGATAAGATGCAGTGGCTGCCTGTTCATCAGGAAATGCAGCCTGCCGCAAGAATCGCAGGGCATGAAGAGTTGCTACGGGATACGGTATCGGCGCTGGTCAATCTGGGATATCCGCAAAACAGCGCGGAGACGGCGGTGCGGAAGGCGGCCGATGAAACCGCCGATACCGGCAAGATGACCCTGGAATATCTGGTGAGACTTGCCTTGAGGTTGCTGGCATGA
- a CDS encoding peptidase S41 has translation MKKKTSLFWKTLVIALVCLPAFSLIFLEHDTKVQAKTQDIYKNLEIFSNVLNLLEKNYVEEINTEQVLEGAIKGMLTTLDPHSSYMKPDDFQELKIETKGSFSGIGIEISMKDGILTVVSPIEGTPAFKKGLKSGDKILKIDDESTKDMTLMEAVKRLRGPQGTEVTVSILREGFTELKDVTIVRNVIPLISVTSKMLEPGYGYLRIRNFQSKTTKEFKDQLDKLGEEAKLTGLIIDLRNNPGGLLDQAVKISDIFLDEGMIVYTKGRIKEQNMEFRAHANGEKYTFPIIVLVNEGSASASEIVAGALQDHKRALILGAQTFGKGSVQTIIPMDDGAGLRLTTARYYTPNDRSIQATGITPDIVVPTELTALDAENNKKPVKFLREKDLKHHITNGNEKKEEDVEEETAPAQEGTDAPEPEDVAEQEDISKDNQLTQALTLLKGLAVFGKLDLGR, from the coding sequence ATGAAAAAAAAGACATCTCTGTTCTGGAAAACCCTTGTTATCGCTCTGGTTTGCCTTCCCGCTTTCAGCCTTATCTTCCTGGAACACGACACCAAGGTTCAGGCAAAAACCCAGGACATCTACAAAAATCTTGAAATCTTTTCCAATGTGCTCAATCTGCTGGAAAAAAATTATGTGGAAGAGATAAATACGGAACAGGTACTCGAAGGAGCGATCAAGGGCATGCTTACCACCCTTGACCCCCATTCTTCCTACATGAAGCCCGACGATTTTCAGGAACTGAAGATCGAAACCAAAGGCAGCTTCTCCGGCATCGGTATCGAAATTTCCATGAAGGACGGAATTCTGACCGTTGTTTCACCCATCGAAGGAACGCCTGCCTTTAAAAAAGGATTGAAATCAGGTGACAAAATCCTGAAAATCGACGACGAATCGACCAAGGACATGACCTTGATGGAAGCGGTTAAAAGACTGCGTGGCCCACAGGGAACGGAAGTCACCGTCTCCATACTGCGCGAGGGTTTCACCGAACTGAAGGATGTTACCATTGTCCGCAATGTCATCCCGCTGATCAGCGTGACCTCAAAAATGCTGGAACCGGGCTACGGGTATCTGCGCATCCGCAATTTCCAGTCAAAAACCACGAAGGAGTTCAAGGATCAACTCGACAAACTGGGCGAAGAGGCCAAATTGACCGGGCTCATCATTGATCTCCGCAACAATCCGGGCGGCCTGCTGGATCAAGCGGTAAAAATTTCCGATATTTTTCTCGATGAAGGGATGATTGTTTACACCAAGGGCCGGATAAAAGAACAGAACATGGAATTCCGTGCTCATGCAAACGGGGAAAAATACACCTTCCCCATCATTGTGTTGGTCAACGAAGGCAGCGCAAGCGCCTCTGAAATTGTTGCCGGAGCGCTGCAGGATCATAAACGGGCGCTTATCCTCGGCGCCCAGACCTTCGGCAAGGGATCCGTGCAGACCATTATCCCCATGGATGACGGGGCGGGTCTGAGGCTGACAACCGCTCGTTACTACACGCCGAATGACCGATCAATCCAGGCCACCGGCATCACTCCCGATATCGTCGTCCCCACCGAGTTGACCGCCCTTGATGCGGAAAACAATAAGAAACCGGTCAAATTCCTCCGCGAAAAAGACCTCAAGCACCACATTACCAATGGCAATGAGAAAAAAGAGGAAGACGTTGAAGAGGAAACAGCTCCCGCACAAGAAGGCACCGATGCGCCTGAGCCGGAGGATGTAGCCGAACAAGAGGATATCAGCAAAGACAACCAGCTTACCCAGGCCCTGACCCTGCTGAAAGGTCTGGCTGTATTCGGCAAGCTCGATCTCGGCCGGTAA
- a CDS encoding cell division protein FtsX yields the protein MKYPLFILTQTKRNIEQSWGIQSMTLLTVTLSVLIFSFFYLIYSNMIEAGARLGGELRLVVYLESELNPVQQDLFRKKAAGFAKIEKIDFISPTDAFERLGRQLGDDRDVLADLTSAFLPFSAEIHPDKGLKNLTKIKEFADYLKNLPGVSKVQYGHGWVERFGYFVTLLRFIVIISGFLLILTTMFMVSYTLRLTLYAREQELKVLRYLGATNSYIRGPVLVEGFLLGLFGAGFGLGALNFLFQWVAHNFSGPGFINVFQLSFLSFGESFLILSISIALCTVGSVLSIRKLLKV from the coding sequence ATGAAATATCCACTCTTCATTCTGACCCAGACCAAAAGAAACATCGAACAGTCATGGGGAATCCAGTCCATGACCCTGCTCACCGTTACCCTGTCGGTGCTGATTTTTTCTTTCTTTTACCTTATTTACAGCAATATGATTGAGGCCGGTGCCCGACTTGGCGGAGAATTGCGGCTTGTTGTTTATCTCGAATCGGAACTCAACCCCGTGCAGCAGGATCTGTTTCGCAAAAAAGCAGCCGGTTTCGCCAAGATTGAAAAAATTGACTTTATCAGCCCGACCGATGCCTTTGAGCGACTGGGCAGACAACTCGGCGATGACCGCGATGTCCTTGCCGATCTCACTTCCGCCTTCCTGCCCTTTTCGGCGGAAATCCACCCTGACAAAGGTTTGAAAAATCTGACGAAAATCAAGGAATTCGCCGACTATCTGAAAAACCTGCCCGGAGTCTCCAAAGTGCAGTATGGGCACGGATGGGTGGAAAGGTTCGGCTACTTCGTCACGCTTCTGCGCTTTATCGTCATTATCAGCGGTTTTCTGCTCATTCTCACCACCATGTTCATGGTTTCGTACACATTGCGACTCACCCTTTACGCCCGTGAACAGGAGCTGAAAGTCCTCAGGTATCTGGGTGCCACAAACAGCTATATTCGAGGTCCTGTTCTTGTTGAAGGCTTCCTCCTCGGTCTTTTCGGGGCGGGGTTCGGCCTCGGCGCCCTGAATTTTCTTTTTCAATGGGTCGCGCACAATTTCAGCGGTCCCGGCTTTATCAACGTATTCCAGTTATCCTTTTTGTCCTTTGGCGAATCTTTCCTGATCCTCTCGATCAGCATAGCGCTCTGCACGGTCGGCAGCGTGCTCTCCATCCGCAAACTCCTGAAAGTATGA
- a CDS encoding 50S rRNA methyltransferase, producing MKKVQDYYFKKAKQENYPARSVYKLEEAQKKYGFIKTGDKVLDLGCHPGSWSLYAAKIVGPHGMVYGADLQKSIPVTVPGGGKIQLICADIFDDDFLSLTSQTFSFQVVLSDLAPKTTGHKFSDHLQSIELSRRALYLAGKMLVRGGHFYCKVFQGEDFPVFVDEVRQFFKKVKVVKPKSSRVESREVFVLGLDFVG from the coding sequence GTGAAAAAAGTTCAAGATTATTATTTTAAAAAAGCAAAACAGGAAAATTACCCTGCCCGTTCCGTTTACAAACTCGAGGAAGCCCAAAAAAAATATGGATTTATCAAAACCGGCGACAAGGTTCTTGATCTCGGGTGCCATCCGGGCAGCTGGTCGCTTTATGCAGCCAAAATTGTCGGCCCCCACGGGATGGTTTATGGCGCTGATTTGCAGAAAAGTATTCCTGTTACGGTTCCCGGCGGCGGCAAAATCCAATTAATCTGTGCTGATATTTTTGATGATGATTTTCTCAGCCTGACATCACAGACCTTTTCTTTTCAGGTTGTTTTAAGTGATCTTGCTCCAAAGACCACGGGGCATAAATTTTCCGACCACCTGCAATCGATTGAGCTCTCGCGTCGGGCATTGTATCTTGCGGGAAAAATGCTTGTACGAGGCGGACATTTTTATTGCAAAGTTTTTCAGGGCGAAGATTTTCCTGTTTTTGTCGATGAGGTTCGTCAATTTTTTAAAAAGGTGAAAGTCGTAAAACCGAAGAGCTCCAGGGTGGAAAGCCGTGAGGTTTTTGTGCTGGGGCTTGATTTTGTCGGATGA
- a CDS encoding flagellar motor protein PomA (Homologous to MotA in E. coli and Salmonella. With PomB forms the ion channels that couple flagellar rotation to sodium motive force across the membrane and forms the stator elements of the rotary flagellar machine.): MDLATIIGLVGGFGIVIMAILFGGSLLLFFDIPSVLIVGGGTIATAFIRFGAGDVMNSIKVANNAFATKLSMPDKVIKEIVNLANIARKNGLIVLEQQPIEDPFLKKAIMYCVDGHEAEFIEEVLNKEVSLTVDRHELGRKVFSAMGDSGPAFGMIGTLVGLVQMLSNMGDPSTIGPAMAVALLTTLYGALIANIFCIPIAEKLALRSREEERNRKLIIEGVLGILKGLNPRVMEEFLETFLPPKERTSADQKKS; this comes from the coding sequence ATGGATTTAGCCACAATTATTGGTCTGGTGGGCGGTTTTGGAATTGTCATTATGGCAATTCTCTTCGGCGGTTCCCTCTTGTTGTTTTTCGATATTCCATCCGTCCTCATTGTCGGCGGAGGAACGATTGCCACGGCATTTATCCGCTTTGGCGCCGGTGATGTTATGAATTCCATCAAGGTTGCCAATAATGCCTTTGCCACCAAATTGAGCATGCCTGATAAGGTGATTAAAGAGATTGTCAATCTGGCCAATATTGCCCGCAAAAACGGCCTGATCGTCCTCGAACAGCAACCCATCGAAGACCCTTTTCTGAAAAAGGCCATCATGTATTGTGTTGACGGACATGAAGCTGAGTTCATCGAGGAGGTGCTCAACAAAGAGGTGAGCCTGACCGTTGATCGGCACGAGCTGGGCCGCAAGGTCTTTTCCGCTATGGGGGACTCCGGACCCGCCTTCGGCATGATCGGTACCCTGGTCGGATTGGTGCAGATGCTGTCGAACATGGGTGATCCCAGCACTATCGGTCCGGCCATGGCGGTTGCCTTGTTGACAACTCTTTATGGGGCGCTTATTGCAAATATTTTCTGCATCCCCATCGCGGAAAAATTGGCGTTGCGCAGCCGTGAGGAGGAAAGAAACCGGAAATTGATCATAGAAGGTGTATTGGGCATCTTAAAGGGCTTGAATCCCCGAGTCATGGAGGAATTTCTGGAGACGTTCCTGCCGCCGAAAGAACGCACCTCCGCTGATCAGAAGAAAAGTTAG
- a CDS encoding crossover junction endodeoxyribonuclease RuvC produces the protein MQRFIRILGIDPGTRTTGFGIVEQCGFDVHFVCCGVIKSTVSLPMHSRLQEIYDGICEVMEKHTPHHAAIENVFMAKNPSSAIKLGQARGVLLLAASKFHLPLQEFSAKAVKQAVVGYGQAGKEQMQQAVRALLKLSATPSSDAADALAVAMCCASHLAVNRVADKVRQ, from the coding sequence GTGCAACGATTTATCCGCATTCTTGGCATTGATCCCGGAACTCGTACCACCGGTTTTGGTATCGTCGAACAATGTGGATTTGATGTTCATTTTGTCTGTTGCGGGGTCATCAAGTCCACCGTTAGCCTACCCATGCATTCGCGATTGCAGGAAATTTATGATGGGATTTGTGAAGTGATGGAAAAGCACACACCTCATCATGCGGCCATAGAAAATGTGTTTATGGCCAAAAATCCAAGTTCGGCGATCAAACTTGGCCAGGCCCGCGGGGTTCTGTTGCTGGCTGCAAGCAAGTTCCATCTTCCTTTACAGGAATTTTCGGCAAAGGCGGTCAAACAGGCGGTGGTCGGATATGGCCAAGCCGGCAAGGAGCAAATGCAGCAGGCTGTCAGGGCACTGTTGAAACTCTCCGCCACCCCCAGTTCCGACGCTGCTGATGCCCTTGCTGTGGCCATGTGTTGCGCCAGTCATCTTGCCGTTAATCGAGTGGCGGACAAGGTGCGGCAATGA
- a CDS encoding transcriptional regulator codes for MSGHSKWANIKRRKGAVDAKRGKIFTRLIKEITVAARLGGGDPDANPRLRSAILTAKAVNMPKDNIDRGIKKGTGELEGAVYEEITYEGYGPGGVAILVDCMTDNKNRTVGEVRFAFTKSGGNLGETGCVSYMFDKKGVMQVDKKTIDEEKLMDIALEAGADDVLDEDLEFQVITAPENFESVREALAGQGVAFLEASISMVPQNVVEVTDESVVKRLLRLMETLEDNDDVQNVHANFDIPDEIMENLS; via the coding sequence ATGTCCGGACATTCAAAATGGGCTAACATTAAAAGAAGAAAAGGTGCCGTGGATGCCAAGCGCGGTAAGATATTTACCCGGCTGATCAAAGAAATTACTGTCGCGGCCCGCCTCGGTGGCGGTGATCCCGATGCCAACCCCCGTTTGCGCAGCGCCATCCTCACGGCCAAAGCGGTCAATATGCCGAAGGACAACATCGATCGGGGGATTAAAAAAGGAACGGGTGAACTTGAAGGCGCTGTTTATGAGGAGATCACCTATGAAGGATACGGTCCGGGCGGTGTTGCCATTCTGGTTGACTGCATGACCGATAATAAGAATCGGACCGTTGGCGAGGTTCGTTTTGCCTTTACCAAAAGCGGCGGAAATCTTGGTGAAACAGGCTGCGTTTCTTACATGTTTGATAAGAAAGGGGTGATGCAGGTTGACAAAAAAACCATTGATGAAGAAAAATTGATGGATATTGCCTTGGAGGCCGGTGCCGATGATGTGCTTGATGAGGATTTAGAATTTCAGGTAATTACCGCCCCGGAAAATTTTGAATCCGTGCGTGAGGCCCTCGCCGGCCAAGGAGTCGCTTTTCTGGAGGCTTCCATATCCATGGTTCCGCAGAATGTTGTCGAGGTAACGGATGAGAGTGTTGTCAAACGACTCCTGCGGCTTATGGAAACCCTGGAAGACAATGATGACGTGCAGAATGTTCATGCCAACTTCGACATTCCCGATGAAATCATGGAGAATCTCTCCTAA
- a CDS encoding fumarate hydratase — protein sequence MSLLRSRPEFLDNLKELEVPFGDGALESLHAGDLVSLSGTLFTGRDQTHRRMIELLDQGKSLPVDLAGQLLYYVGPSPARPGQIIGAAGPTTSYRMDSYTPRLLDLGLKATMGKGARSMTVREAMMKSGAIYLSAFGGAGAYLSKCIVAAEVVAFADAGPEALYRFTVKNFPAVVINDIHGRDFYDSVRQGKV from the coding sequence ATGTCTCTTCTTCGTAGTCGACCGGAGTTTCTTGATAATCTGAAAGAACTGGAAGTTCCCTTTGGTGACGGCGCACTCGAAAGTTTGCATGCCGGCGACCTTGTCAGCCTCAGCGGCACCCTTTTTACCGGACGCGACCAGACCCATCGACGCATGATTGAACTGCTGGATCAGGGAAAGTCCTTGCCCGTTGATCTGGCAGGACAGCTTCTTTATTATGTCGGGCCGAGCCCGGCGCGTCCGGGGCAGATCATCGGCGCGGCCGGCCCGACCACCAGTTATCGCATGGACAGCTATACTCCGCGACTGCTTGACTTGGGGCTGAAGGCCACCATGGGGAAAGGAGCGCGGTCCATGACGGTGCGTGAGGCGATGATGAAATCAGGGGCGATCTACCTGTCCGCTTTCGGCGGAGCAGGCGCCTATCTGTCGAAGTGTATTGTTGCCGCGGAAGTTGTGGCTTTCGCCGATGCGGGGCCGGAGGCGCTGTATCGGTTCACGGTGAAAAATTTTCCGGCCGTGGTGATCAATGACATCCACGGCCGGGATTTTTACGATTCAGTCAGGCAAGGAAAGGTCTGA
- a CDS encoding 3-methyl-2-oxobutanoate hydroxymethyltransferase, with protein MKKLTIPDIINRKGGEKLTMLTAYDAAFARLLDAVGIDMILVGDSLGMVLLGYDSTVPVTMDEMIHHAKAVRRGTSAFLVGDMPFLSYQVGNEEAVRNAGRLFKEAGCDAVKLEGGPEVCDAVRAIVRAGMGVMGHIGLTPQTAGNLGGYKVQGKDAASARKILADAKALEEAGVFAIVMECIPDRLAKVVTESVSVPTIGIGAGAACDGQVLVTHDLLGMFEKFVPRFVKSYVNLAPQIKEAVAAFKKDVEIGRFPDEDHSFIMQVDVETLVSDDEA; from the coding sequence ATGAAGAAACTGACCATACCCGATATAATCAACCGGAAGGGCGGAGAAAAACTCACCATGCTCACCGCCTATGACGCCGCCTTCGCCCGCCTGCTGGATGCGGTCGGCATTGACATGATTCTGGTGGGTGATTCCCTGGGCATGGTCCTGTTGGGATATGATTCCACCGTGCCGGTGACCATGGATGAAATGATTCATCATGCCAAGGCGGTCAGGCGCGGAACTTCGGCGTTTCTGGTTGGCGACATGCCTTTTCTTTCCTATCAGGTCGGCAACGAAGAGGCTGTGCGAAATGCCGGACGCCTTTTTAAGGAGGCCGGGTGCGATGCGGTCAAACTTGAAGGGGGACCGGAAGTATGTGATGCGGTGCGGGCCATTGTCAGGGCAGGCATGGGGGTTATGGGGCACATCGGTTTGACGCCGCAGACTGCCGGTAATCTCGGCGGCTACAAGGTGCAGGGTAAGGATGCGGCTTCCGCGCGAAAGATTCTTGCCGACGCCAAGGCGCTGGAAGAGGCTGGTGTTTTTGCCATTGTCATGGAATGTATCCCTGATCGTCTCGCCAAGGTGGTAACCGAAAGCGTTTCCGTGCCGACCATCGGCATCGGTGCCGGGGCTGCCTGTGACGGACAGGTTCTGGTCACCCACGATCTTCTCGGCATGTTTGAAAAGTTCGTGCCGCGTTTTGTCAAAAGTTATGTCAACCTCGCGCCTCAGATCAAAGAGGCTGTTGCCGCCTTCAAGAAAGACGTCGAGATCGGTCGTTTCCCTGATGAAGATCATAGTTTCATTATGCAGGTTGATGTGGAGACGCTCGTCTCGGACGATGAGGCGTAA
- a CDS encoding fumarate hydratase (Catalyzes the reversible hydration of fumaric acid to yield I-malic acid) → MREIEAGRITGAVKEITMAAGCDLEPDILEGLLKARDNETSLLARSVLDLFLINADIASREKIPVCQDTGVAVVFVELGQEIHVQGDMMEAIQQGIREGYQQGYLRKSVCDPVSRINTGTNTPAVIHVELVAGDQLKITVLPKGCGSENMSGLVMLPPSAGIAGMVDFVVKQVVNAGPNPCPPLLVGVGMGGTFEKAAFLAKKSLLRPLGEPSRRRDIADLEQEILTKINEQGMGVQGLGGNNTALAVHVESFPSHIASLPVAVNIQCHAHRYKEIIL, encoded by the coding sequence ATGCGGGAAATAGAGGCCGGACGCATTACCGGGGCGGTAAAAGAGATCACCATGGCCGCAGGCTGCGATCTTGAGCCCGATATTCTTGAGGGGTTGCTGAAGGCCAGGGACAATGAAACTTCGCTGCTGGCCCGAAGTGTTCTCGATCTTTTTCTTATCAACGCCGATATCGCCAGCCGTGAAAAAATACCGGTCTGTCAGGATACGGGCGTGGCGGTAGTTTTTGTCGAACTGGGACAGGAGATCCATGTCCAGGGGGATATGATGGAGGCGATCCAGCAGGGCATCAGGGAGGGATATCAGCAGGGTTACCTGCGCAAGTCGGTCTGTGATCCGGTCAGCCGGATCAATACCGGTACCAATACTCCCGCCGTCATCCATGTCGAACTTGTGGCCGGTGATCAGTTGAAAATTACCGTTCTGCCAAAGGGCTGCGGCAGTGAGAATATGAGTGGTCTCGTCATGCTGCCGCCTTCCGCCGGAATCGCCGGCATGGTTGATTTTGTCGTCAAGCAGGTGGTAAATGCCGGTCCTAATCCCTGTCCTCCATTGCTGGTCGGGGTCGGCATGGGCGGCACTTTTGAAAAAGCGGCTTTCCTCGCGAAAAAATCATTGCTGCGACCCTTGGGCGAACCGAGCCGACGCCGGGATATAGCCGACCTTGAACAGGAAATCCTGACAAAAATAAATGAACAAGGGATGGGGGTCCAAGGTCTGGGCGGCAACAATACCGCCCTTGCCGTCCATGTCGAGTCCTTTCCGTCACATATCGCAAGTCTGCCGGTGGCTGTCAATATTCAGTGCCATGCCCATCGCTATAAGGAGATTATTCTCTGA
- a CDS encoding cell division ATP-binding protein FtsE, whose protein sequence is MVEIVKVTKIYPPDVVALRNVSLSARKGELVFLTGPSGSGKTTLLKLLCRIETPTRGLIEIGGKDLSSLKPNDIQQLRQRIGVAYQDFRLLPRQSVFDNIAMPMEVCFTNPKEIRERVMELLAKLALTEKQNKPAGKISRGEQQRVAIARAAANAPPLILADEPTGNLDAVTTGLVMNLFNELNQRGSTIIIATHDESIYRETSHRKFELRQGEMQEL, encoded by the coding sequence CTGGTGGAAATCGTCAAGGTGACGAAAATATACCCTCCGGATGTGGTCGCCCTGCGCAATGTTTCCCTTTCCGCGCGAAAGGGTGAACTTGTCTTTCTCACCGGCCCTAGCGGTTCCGGCAAGACGACTCTCCTGAAACTTCTCTGCCGGATAGAAACCCCGACCAGGGGACTGATTGAGATAGGGGGCAAGGACTTAAGCTCTCTCAAACCAAACGACATCCAGCAACTCCGGCAGCGTATCGGTGTCGCCTATCAGGATTTCAGGCTCTTGCCGCGTCAATCCGTTTTCGACAACATCGCCATGCCCATGGAGGTGTGCTTCACAAATCCGAAAGAAATTCGCGAGCGGGTCATGGAGCTTCTGGCGAAACTGGCACTCACCGAAAAACAGAACAAGCCCGCGGGAAAAATTTCCAGGGGAGAACAGCAACGCGTGGCCATTGCCAGGGCCGCGGCCAATGCTCCTCCTCTTATCCTGGCGGACGAACCGACCGGCAACCTCGATGCCGTTACAACCGGACTGGTCATGAATCTCTTCAACGAACTCAACCAGCGTGGGTCAACCATTATCATTGCCACCCATGACGAATCCATTTATCGGGAAACAAGTCACCGGAAATTTGAACTGCGCCAAGGCGAGATGCAAGAACTTTAA